The Primulina huaijiensis isolate GDHJ02 chromosome 10, ASM1229523v2, whole genome shotgun sequence region ATCAATGTACTTCTTTCTTATTTCTGCCAGAGGATGTGGTTTTATAGTCAGCTCATTGCAATAAGCTTCTTTCAGAATAACTGTGCAAGTTTTATTCTTCATCGacaaataaaacatgtgtgGATGCCTCTCAAATGCTTTGTGAATCTTCTGCGGCAAACACAAGCATTTCCTCAAACATAAAAAAGCCTTTCTTTCTGCAGCATGTTCAACAAACAGACTCAACAACTCATGAAGCAATCCCACGACCCGTTTCTCAGATAAATCGCTGTCTGGTTCCAAGAAAGAAGAGTCATCGTAAGGGGAGATGTAAGGGAGGCATTGAAATTCGTTTAACCAATCATTTATCTTCTGTTTCAGCCTTAGACCTTTAGAGGGAAACAATGGGAATGCAATTGTCTCATCCGCACCACCACCATATAGACCATTCTTCATTGCATTCTTCTGCATTATCGACCAAAATTTCCCATCCTTCTCAACATCATTACCTTCAAAAACTGCCAAACCCTTCAGTCCATCTTCTATGTCCACTATGCGAAAACACTCGTTATCTTTGACATAATCCGAAGGGTCGTCCTGAAATTCATCAGGCAACCCTAAATACCAGTGCAAGCCTTTAATTACCTTCATGGGAATCACCTTTCTACTACCACTCATCAAGATAAGCTTTTTCAATCTACCCAAGATATCATctttaaaaacttcataaatcATTCTTTCCTCTTTATTAAGCTCGATGGCTTTCTGAGTCAGTCTAAACCAAGGCAAATTGTAAAGGGGCCCATTAAACTCCTCAAAAAAAGAAGGATAGCTCCTCAAGAACCTAGCCACTTTTATATTTAAACCAAAGTATAGGCCTTTCTTGGAGACGGCTGAGATTGGAATAGAATAGTTGTCATAAGGTGAAGAGGAAGATAATATAAAGAAGTTTTTCATCGAGATGATGGGCTTGAGTTGACGGGATTTGTGAATGGAATCAATGGAGTCGAAGTATGAGTCTTTTTTCCATTTCATGCACACATTCACATGAGTTTGTTTCGGGATATAGGAGTGCCAAGATAAAGGAAGGATTCGGACTTGCGAAGCCGAGAACAGGAGTTTGTGAAAGACCATTTGAGGGTTTCTGATTTTCTTGGACATTTGGTAGTAACAGCTTGATGTTTCAGAAACTATTGGTGATTTTTCAAATTGAAGAAGACAGAAACATTTTGGGAAACAGGAAGCATATCCAAAGGCTTAAATGAAATCCAAATTTACTTCTTTTTACACCAAATGATGAGCAAATATCTCTCGCATACACGGGGTTGGAGTCTCGGGAGACCTGTACCCATCTGAAAATT contains the following coding sequences:
- the LOC140986992 gene encoding protein WHAT'S THIS FACTOR 9, mitochondrial; the encoded protein is MSKKIRNPQMVFHKLLFSASQVRILPLSWHSYIPKQTHVNVCMKWKKDSYFDSIDSIHKSRQLKPIISMKNFFILSSSSPYDNYSIPISAVSKKGLYFGLNIKVARFLRSYPSFFEEFNGPLYNLPWFRLTQKAIELNKEERMIYEVFKDDILGRLKKLILMSGSRKVIPMKVIKGLHWYLGLPDEFQDDPSDYVKDNECFRIVDIEDGLKGLAVFEGNDVEKDGKFWSIMQKNAMKNGLYGGGADETIAFPLFPSKGLRLKQKINDWLNEFQCLPYISPYDDSSFLEPDSDLSEKRVVGLLHELLSLFVEHAAERKAFLCLRKCLCLPQKIHKAFERHPHMFYLSMKNKTCTVILKEAYCNELTIKPHPLAEIRKKYIDLMKDSVVILRNRSLNSRRAFDKENFNLEKYGLYR